The genomic stretch TATTATCATCTTTCATAAGTTGAGAAAAACCTAAAATTGCATTTAAGGGAGTCCGTAATTCATGACTCATATTTGATAAAAAAATACTCTTAGCTTGATTAGCTTTTTCAGCAGATTCTTTGGCTAAATTTAATTCTTTTGTTCGAGATAATATTTTTTCTTCTAATTCTTGATTAATTTTTTTTAGCTTATTTTCTTGACTAATTAAAGTATGAACTAAATCTGATAAACTAGAAGATAATAAAAGAATTTCATTTCTTCCTTGATAAAAAGAATTATTAGTCAGATTATTTGCTAAAGATACGGAGAGATTTCCTTTGCGAATTTGATCAGCTTCATAAGCAATATTCAGTAAAGGTTTAGTCATTTGTTGTGCAATTTTCCATCCTATCCATGAAAAAATTGTAGCCAATATTAATCCCCAAATTAAAATTTTTCTTTGCAAATCATCAGCAGGTTTAAAAGCAATAGCAGTGGGTTGTTTTACAAGAATATGCCATCCCAATCCGGTATAAGTTAAATAACCTTTATCTCGATGATGACTGATTAAATACTCTATTCCTTCAAAATTTTTTCTTTGAAATAAAGATATAGGTTTATTTAATTTTATATCAGGAATAATATTATCAATATTTTCTCCTTCTAGTTTTTCTTCCGAATCAAAGATAATTTTGCCTTTTTTATCAAGGATTAAAATTGCGATGCGTTTATCTTTAGGAATATTTATCATTAGGGTATTGCTGGTATCTTCTATCCATTGCCAACTAAGATGAGCTCCTAAAACCCCGATTAATTCATCTTTGGTGTTATATACTGGATGTGCTATATCTAAAAACCTTAAAGGTTCACCATTGGGAAGAGGTGGTAATTTGTTGGCGAGTAATTTAGCTAGATGCACATCTCCGATAAAACTTTCTTTTAAACCACCAGTAAACCAAGGACGCTGACTGACATTTTCTCCTTGTAAAATACTTTGGGTACTAACTTCTATTTTTCCCTCAGTATCAGCAAAGCCTATCCAAGCATAACCTTCATAACTTTTCTGTAATGTTTCTAACAAAAAACGACGATTATTTTTATATTGCCCTTCTTCACGAAATTCTGATAATATAGACATATTGCGAATATCAGTAAAACGACGGTGCATTAGTCGATCGAAGGTATTAACTAATTCACTGCTGATTTGTTGTAATAATAAGCCTTGATCTTCTTCTACTTTATTTCTCACAGATTCAGAAACAATAAAACTAAATAAAATAGACAGAAAAAAAATCGTCACCCCAAAAGAGAATCCTAATTTTTCTTTGAGAGTAAGATTAAGTGAAAATTTATCTAGTTTTGTCTTTAGAAAAGTAAGAAAATACATCAAACATAGAAGATATAATATCCTACTATTTTATTCTAGTTGTTCGATCGTGCAACATCAGAAAATTGAGAATTTTAAACTCTCATTGATTTCTGTTGTAGGTTTTATTTATCGTTGCTTTAGCCGACTTTTGCTATTAGCTGTGTAATCAAGTTGCACAAGGGGTGATCAATTAACACCGAAAACCTAATTCCTCATTCTCTGTTAAACTTTGACTGCTTCTTTTTCTGTTTCTGGGGAGGATGAAGGATAATATTTATTATTAAAGGATTTATTCATTAGGCTTGTCTCACTGATTTCTCCTGTAATTAATCTCGCACCCCTACCACGAGTAAGATAATTCCAACCCCATTGAACCATGACAACTAATTTACTGTCAAATTCAATTAAGTAGTAAATATGAGCAAATACCCAAACTATCCATGCTATAAACCCTGATAATTTCAGAAATCCCAGATCTACTACGGCATGATTGTCTCCAATTACCGCTAAACTGCCTTTGTCTTTGTATTCAAAAGGTGGGATGACTTCACCTTTAATTTTTCCTTTGACATATCTAGCCATATATAAACCCTGTGCCATCGCAACGGGGGCAATACCGGGGAGAGGTTTATTATCTTGATGGGAGAAATTGGCTAAGTCACCAACTACGAAAATATCAGGATGATTTTTGATACTTAAATCTGACTCAACTATAATTCTACCAGCTCGATCGGTTTGAGCATTAGTTCTTTTGGCGATCGCATTTGCTAAACTAGAGGCTTTTACCCCCGCCGCCCATAAAATTGTCCTTGCTTTAATCACATCCTCTTTTTCACCGTGACGAATATTTACCCTACTTTTCTCAATGTTTGTCACCATGCGATTAGTTAAAACTGTTACCCCTAATTTTTCTAAAGATTCTTGAGCTTTTTGAGATAAATCTTCAGGATAAGGGGGTAGTATCCTATTCATTCCCTCAATCAGCAGAATTTTAGCCTTGGTGGTGTCTATTTCCCTAAAATCGTCTTTAATGATCCTATGGGCAATTTCGGCGATCGCACCAGCTAATTCAACGCCTGTAGCGCCACCACCGACAATCACA from Geminocystis sp. NIES-3709 encodes the following:
- a CDS encoding NAD(P)/FAD-dependent oxidoreductase, with protein sequence MYNFHQQSNEPHVVIVGGGFAGLYAAKELGNAPVKVTLIDKRNFHLFQPLLYQVATGSLSPAEICSPLRLIVGRNKNTHVILDEVIDIEPELKQVIMREGILDYDYLIIGTGVSHHYFGNDHWENDAPGLKSIENALDIRRKIFLAFEEAEKVSSPQEKEEWLTFVIVGGGATGVELAGAIAEIAHRIIKDDFREIDTTKAKILLIEGMNRILPPYPEDLSQKAQESLEKLGVTVLTNRMVTNIEKSRVNIRHGEKEDVIKARTILWAAGVKASSLANAIAKRTNAQTDRAGRIIVESDLSIKNHPDIFVVGDLANFSHQDNKPLPGIAPVAMAQGLYMARYVKGKIKGEVIPPFEYKDKGSLAVIGDNHAVVDLGFLKLSGFIAWIVWVFAHIYYLIEFDSKLVVMVQWGWNYLTRGRGARLITGEISETSLMNKSFNNKYYPSSSPETEKEAVKV